ACATCACGCTTTCGACTTGCCGAAAACCGCTAGTTCTTCCATTTTTAGCCTTAAATAGTGAAATTCAGCGCCTTCCCCGGCTAGGCCGCCCTATCCAAAAATAGAAACGACCTCGAATCTCTACTTTGAAACACCCCGCAACCAGATTTATCTCCCAATTCACGAACGAGTTGTTGATAGAATTCTTCCGGCAGTCTCTCAATCGAACCTCAGACAAACACAATGGGGTCAACCAGGCGTGGAGATGCCAACGAAAAGGGTGATGAGTCGGGTTGAGGATTAAAGCCTCAAGCCGCTTCGTGAGAATAATACTTAAGCATGCCCCCGAGGCGCTGATGGCAGACAATGTCCCCATCGGAATTTGCCGCCGGCTTTGCCTTCAAGAGTTCGTTGCCAACCCCTTGGTGGTTTCGTTCTAGATGGTAGTGGGCAACATATTCTCGCACGGCATGCCGAAGCTGGGCTTCGCTGAAGAAAATCATGCGATTCAAACACTCTGATTTGATGGAGAGGACAAACCTTTCAGCGAAGGCATTTAGGTTTGGGCTCTTTGGAGGCAAGCGTAGGGACTTAACATTGGCGGTCTTTAAAATGCCGCGAAAGTGCTCTGTGAAGAGTGGGTCACGGTCATGGATGAGACAGCGTTTATCCAACAAGAACCCATCACAACAGTCAGTTAGATTTCGAGCGATTTGCGCCATCCAATCGCCATTTGGGCCTGATGAAATACCTGCAATGTGGATTTCCCGCGTAGCTATGTCGATGACAAAAAGGACATAGAAACGCACGAGTCCAACGGGCTTCCAGACTTCGACTGTCAGAAAATCAGTCGCAGCGAGTACATTCCAATGCATCTCTAGAAATTGTTTCCACGTGGTCTTTCGCTCTGGTGCAGGCTCGAGGCCGTGTCGCATCAGGACATTGGCAATGGTCGTACGGGCCACCTTGTGCCCCACGTTTTGAAGTGCACCCACAATACGTAGGTATCCCCAATTGGGGTTATCTCTCGCCATGCCAACAATGAGCGCTTCGAT
This genomic window from Deltaproteobacteria bacterium contains:
- a CDS encoding transposase; this encodes MNALFQPWHMVLMCLAGLMNREQHMVIDYLQEENKILKEHLSGKRIRYTDKQRRRLALKAKELGRKILGQIDTLVTPDTLLAWHRKLIAKKYDGSTKRGSGRPRIMKEIEALIVGMARDNPNWGYLRIVGALQNVGHKVARTTIANVLMRHGLEPAPERKTTWKQFLEMHWNVLAATDFLTVEVWKPVGLVRFYVLFVIDIATREIHIAGISSGPNGDWMAQIARNLTDCCDGFLLDKRCLIHDRDPLFTEHFRGILKTANVKSLRLPPKSPNLNAFAERFVLSIKSECLNRMIFFSEAQLRHAVREYVAHYHLERNHQGVGNELLKAKPAANSDGDIVCHQRLGGMLKYYSHEAA